The Daphnia magna isolate NIES linkage group LG3, ASM2063170v1.1, whole genome shotgun sequence genomic interval TTTCAAATAGCTTTCCAAAATAAGGATTGTGTCGTCTGCTTGAGTTTGCCCCAACGTTAAGTGATCATTCATGGAGTGAATTCTAGCCACTAAAGATTTTTCGGCGGCAGTCATGGAATCAGATAACTgcgtaaaaacaaaatcgtgGTAATATAAGATTCAGGATGTTGTTAGAAATCGAGTATGTGTCCCGAGATGGACGGTACTTACGTATGCTAGTTCATCTTCTGGTAATCCTTCGCCGCGCAGAGTTTCCAGCAAAGTTTCCAACCTGGCATGCTTATCCAGCAAACGTTTGTTATCAGTCAAGTCATGCATTTGACGAACCATGGCGTTAAACAATCCTTTATAACTCGCTTCTAACGCTGTACGGGCAACCTGCTCAACAAAACAGGCTTGTCATTTGGCGAATATTGTGTTGCACTTGTTATGCAAACCTGAGGCAAGTCgacgtgaaacaaaatgaaggaCTTGACTGGTGCAAAGTTGGATGTGCCTTTCTTCAGTTCCTTGATTTGGAGAAAGTTGTGCTCCAGCAGTTTGTAAGTAAACATTTTTGCTTCCTTAGCTGGGATCATTGCAATGTTCTGCATCTGATCTTGTTCCATAAACTTTTGAATCCTCGTCAACCTAAGAGAGTCGAGGAGAGAGAGAAGTTTAATTGATTTAGCAGGTTCCTCGGAATGCCGTACTATTAGAATTGTAAACCCACCTAAACAATCGTAGAGCTTTGGAGCCGAACCGTTCCAACACAATAGAGTCCAAGGTGGCACacgccaaattttcaaaaactgTTGAGTAGTTGAGTACAAACTGGCCACCACCTGCATCACCCACTTTGATGATTAAACTAGATGTATCCTCATACAGAACCCTTAAGTACTGTTCAAAATGTTCCAACAAGACAGGACTGCTGCCTTCATTCTTTCTAACAGCATCCTTAATGACGTTGAACGACAAAGCATTTGTGGTAGGCGAATCAGGGTTGCTACATTCACGCCAGAGTTTCAGGATCAAATGGTACAATTCACCAGCCGTTGCATCAACTCTTCTGGCGGCAGCGTTGACAAGGATCACGTTTCTTGGAAAATGAGAAAAtcacaaataaataataaaaaaaaatctaaacaaGGGAGCAGAGCAGATTTTTACCTCAGTTCAACATCAAACCTCTCGTGATTTACACGCCAGATTACTTCACTGTCACCATGTTCGCCTAGTTGAGTTGCATTTTCTTTCAGCAATTTAGCTATTGGTCCTATCTCCAAGTGTGGGactgtaaatttttctttctcctcaACTTCAAGTGTAGGCACTTTTTGTATGTTTGCATTATCAGCTAGCTTTGGACACCTAATGATGAAATTATCTTGGGCAAGCTTGAGAAAACTTTTGTGGAGAGCGGAAGGGTCTGAAAATTCACTGTCATCTGTAAGGAATCCAGAATAAGTGAATTATGATTTGTGTTAATACAGGCTCTACTACCATTAGCTTCCTTGAGCCTATTTGCAGATTGAAAAATAACATTAGAAGCACTGGCTTGGCCAAGATTCAGCAATATCTCCAGTAGAATTTCTTCCGAAGTGCCATAAATCCTCTTGATCATGTATAGAtatcttgtaaaaaaaaatatgctttCAAAACCACTGAGGTTAAATGCCAAAAGATATGCTGTTACTTTGGATATCTAAGGAGGCAGTAGACATTATGATGGATTATTGAGTATTCAGCTATATTGTTATTCCGCTCACTTGCTTCAAACTTGACTAGATTGTGCTGAATCATAACAGCCAGGGCTTTCTTGACCTATAGAGAATATGAGACATTGCATTAAACATCAGTTTATTGTAGCTAAGTCAAATCATACTTCGGCGATAGATAACCCGGTTGCACAAGGAATGTCGAATAATGGACGATGGCCTCGCCGGAGCAAGTAAGCCCCCACTTGGCCAACGATTTCCCCAAAGTAATGATTCAACAATTGGCAGCATACTTGACTAAAGTGACCTAACGTAAAGGGTGGCATTCTTTCCCAAAAGTTTTACTTCAATGTTTAGCTTTATTCCATGTAATGTAGACAGGAACATGTGTTCTGCTCGACATTAAACTTGTACGTTTGAAAATGAGTCGGTCACAACATTCGTCTGCAGCCAGCAACCAGCTGATAATTGGTAAAACAAGACGTTGCCAAGCGATATTCTACCGAATTTATAAATGATTTTATTATACCCAGGAGTTAACTCATTGAACTTTCATTGCCATCCATTACCCGCGCTTCCCACATTCCGTTATCAATAAAAGACCTTGTACCATAAAGTTTAATTTTACGGTCTAACACTAGAAGGCAAGGTCAGCGAGGGAAACAACCCCTTTTCTATGAGGAAAATCGGCACGTGGCTACACTACGGGCAACCAAAATAGAAACCTTCAAAGCCCTAACTGCACATAGCTATACATTCTCCAAGGTATACTCGTGCAAATTTACCTTGGAATACTTACAAATGCGGCTACATATAGCCGTAGGATATGGGAAGAAGAATTTGCGTGTGCCCTTTAATATTGTGTTTGAAGCGTTTGGCACGGGAAGTGGACTCGAGAGCGGCTTAGTGCAACAAACTTAAAGTGCAACATTTTGGGCTTCGGCCACAGTGAAGTGCAATATCTGTGCTTCACGGTGTGCAATGCAAGTGCAACTGTGACATTTGGCCGAAATTTAATCAAACTTCTTCCAACCAAATGTATGTTTTTAACAAAGCTTATCTCGTGATGCAAAACATGCCGCTGTCGAGTTCAAAACACAGCCTTAAGCAAGAAGGTATTGTTTTGATTATCATCTCTGCGTTGTGCAACACAAGTTATTTGTTGGATGTTTTGGGCATTGAGTTCATGCATCGACAAAACTTGGAAGCCGgtctatttttttctgtgaAACATTTCGATTtcttatcttttgtttatcaaATTTCAAGTTTGTCAAACCGAAAACTTAATCACTCTTTTTTATCTCCGCAGTTTGAGGGCAAGGCCGGTCATCGCATCCAGATTTATAAGTGACAGCCGTGAACACAAATCTTCCTTAAACCAAGATTTAGAAGGTGTCTGTGAAGGCGGCTGGGCCATGAGACCTAAGTCACCGTCGTCGAAAAGTCCACCTACCTCCATAACACCGTCACTATCGGAAGAAGCATCTGCACCCGGAATAGATGACGAAAAGAAGAGCGATATGTTAAACATCTACCTTTGTATCGTCGACGCTTTGTTAAGAGCAGCCGATATCGAACAAGCGCATCAGCTAGCTCGCAGTGAGCTTGCCCTAAAACTAAATCAACGCGATGCAATTGAAAGCCAAGATATGCGATCTCGACTactcaaacattttcaaacgCAGGGAAAAGAAGCCAGAGATCTGGTCGGCCTTTTCCGCCTTCTCGATGTAGTACTGGACGACAATATGgatctcgttgaaatcgcgTGTAGAGATGAAGATGGAAGTGAATGTTTTGATAACCGAATCTTCCCGGTTCTTGTGAATCGTTGCCCAGGTCTTCGGAAACTCCATCTTCGTTGTGCAAATGGCCTGGTAAGCGGTTTAAAGCAATCGATTGTTAAATGCTTCATTTATTTGTGGAAATGTTGTGTTTCAGGCAGATGATTGGCCAGAAACTCTTGGTTTTTATATTAGCCAGTTCGGTTTTCTAACAACTTTACATTTGGATAAAGTGCCCATCCAGTGCAAAACCATAATCTACATATTGGGAAAGTCCTGTCCGCAATTAAGTTTCCTTAGACTTGGTTTCGACAATTTGCCTCTCACcacagacgaatttctgggcATCTTTTATTCTGGTGATTTGGATACCCTGAAAAATGTCGCCCCAGATGTTCCATCAACCGAATTCCTTGATACTCCGGCTATCAATCCGCAAAAGGCTTATCATCATTGTTTTGTGCCACCTCATCTCCTGCATTCGTTTTGCCAAACATTGGAAGAAATACgcattaattattttaaaagcGACGATCCATCGGTTATCGCATTCATACTGCGCCATCTCCCACGTCTACAAAAGCTTGAAACGTCCGATTTTGAGTTCAAAGATTACAGTGCTAGTATTCGTGCATTGTGGGATATACAAGAAGGGCCATGCCAAGAAGCAGCTACTTCAACCATTCAAAACGGGAAAGCGTCTTCATGCTCGACTTCCGATTCTATTGTTTTGGCCAAATATGACGGTGACTGCCCTATCTGTTATTTCACTGCTGGACAAAATAACTGTTCTTTTCAAACTATTATAGGGAAGTTGGCTTTGACGAATCTTTTCGCCGAGGGCGATAAGGATTACTTGACGTTTAAAAGCGTTTGCGATCTATGTCCCCGTCTTCAGAAACTCCATCTCTTGGAGGCAAGCGTTTGTGACACTAACGGAACTGAAACTACTGAAGTATCAGAAATAGCCAATGACTTCAAAAAATTAACTCAGGTATTTTTTCATAATCATTTACCTGATTCAATTAATGGGAAATTGCTGTTGCGTTATTCAGCTGCGCGTTTTAACTTGCACGGAAAGCGACGGTCCACTATGCTGTACCATCACACAAGCCACTGCATCGTTTCTGACTACACTTGAAGTGATCCTGGACGGCGTTTTCATTCCAaagtttgattttcttttatcgtGCACTAACCTCAAAGTGCTGAAGCTTTCTACCGAGTTTCATCCACCACTCAAAAGCTACTTTGGTGCGGAAACTAAGATGAATTTGAATGCTGAAATGTTTTTACCGAAGCTGGAAGAAGTGCAATTGGATTTCTGCATGAACTCTGAACTCGAAGAACTCTTCCTCACAAAGTCTACGCTGAAACATGTTGACATTCTCTGCTTACATCATTTAGGGCAGACGGATGAACAATTTTTTGAACTTTTCCTTCAGGTACGTGACAATGTAATCCTATTTTGGAGCTGCTTTATTAATTGCTTTTATTTACAGTGGCCCGAACTAGTCAGCTTCAAATATAAAATGCCAAGGAAATTCACTGTCGATATGGGCCTGAAAATTTTGTCGCATCTTCCAAAGTTGCGTTCTCTTTCCCTTTTCAAGGATATTAAATATCGCTGTTCTGGTGATTTTAATCTACTTAAGAAAACATGTCGACAGCGCAACGTTAAACTCGACTTGCATTTGTTCGTTGACACCTATCTGTGCATCGACGGGGACGTTAACGGCGATCGGGTGTCAACCTCAGATGAAAGCGAGACGGACCCTTAGCGACGGACACTGCCATAATGCCCTATATATACCCAAACTGTAAAAGAAATCGATTCTCTTTATCTTTACTTATAGTTGTAGGTTACTTGTATAGTGTACAGCAGTTAACTTCGCaagtgtttttcttctttctttttcttttgcatttaTCTACAACTCACACGAGTTCTTTTTCATCAATATTCCATTCCCCCCATTTCAGTGTTTTAACGTTTTAAGCGTttgttttcgtaaatttatCTCACGTCTTTATGCTGTGTGAATCTTTTGTAGGCCATGCCCGTATAACGGTCTTGTTTGTTGTTAATTGCTTGCACTGAACTATCACATATCACACCTTTTCTTAGTCGAATAGGCGGCTAAAGCAAAAACCTATTGCCAATCGTCCATCGACTGCCTTTTAAACTGGGCGCAGATATTATATTTTTGTCATGTAACTGTGATCGTGTATATTAACCATAATGATTGAAGGATTGGATAATTCTTCTCAAGTTCATTGATGACTGTGCTGGAATAAAATAAACTAGTCTTGCAATCTAAAGTCGTTATGGAAATGCCATTTGGTCACTCCTTGGTTTTAAACACATTCTTTGTAATCCCCGTGGCCATATGCCAAGCGGATTCTCATTAAGCGGACTCGGAAGTAATCCATGTTCAAATATTCCCAATTTCACTTAACTGACATTATGTATTTTAATTATCAGCTCATTGAAAGAGTAACGGCAATTTCCCGATTGGGATTTtataaaaattcattttcctcaTCATTCATCACAACCGACCCCATGTTTTTTCTAAGATTTCTCCCTATACATGGCGCCATTTTCGCGGAGGGTACCTGCATTAaccttttcttcattttcccaCCTTCCATGTTAGGACGCGGACATAGGTGTCGTTTTGTAGCACATAATTGTTCAGGGCATTGGCGTGTTCCCGAAATTTTGGGCTAAACGGTAAAAGATGGCCGAGCAATCTAGACAGCCAACTTGAATTTTCGCTATGATTTTCTAAATCGACTTTCCTATTTGGTCGGGCTTAATTTTTATGTCTTAAAattagcaaaaaaattttacctctTAGAATTCGCTAAAAATTTCCCGTAATGATTAAAATTAACGCTGAATACGggaaaaatattagttttctcatcaagacagttgtttttcaaataaatgGGACCAAGGTTCTTGGCTAGCGCGGAAGCAATGCTGCTCAGTTTAccaggtttattttaaaaactataacCCTAACGTTAAAAACAACTTTGGGATCGTGATTGTGGTTTAATTACGAATcgaactcatgtatttttaactaaatctaaaatttagccaaaaatgaaaaagtgggaaggctatagccttctcattttcgccaaaatctgcaaaaatcgaaatctctaagaataaaaaaaaaaaaaaaaaaaaaacgcaatcGTCATACTCAAAATTCAACGCTAATTCCGGCTGAAATATTAGATTTTCCacgaatttattttttacgagttttttaataaaacgGAATCGTAGTAGTTATATTGCAAAAGCCTTTTAAATTGCATTTACCAGAAAGGCAGAAATATAGAAGTCCCacatgaaaacaaagtgcaATTTTGTAATCCTCGTTGAactttgaatctaaatcatgtatagTATTCTATATTATtgagtattttaaaagaaaataaatgggaCCAATGCAACGCTGGCGCGCCAGTACTGCCGCTCCATTTTCtacgtttatttaaaaaaacgttAGGCCTCACGTTAAAAACAACTTGCGTATCGTGATTGCGGTTTAATTacaaatcgaaatcatgtatttttaactagaTCTAAAATTtagctaaaaatgaaaaagtgggaaggccataggcttctcattttcgtcaaaatctgcacaAATTTAAAActctaaaatttaaataaaaacgcACACATTTTACACAAAACTCAACGCTGATTGTGGCTGGAATATtagtttttctattttaataATCTTGTTTTGAGATTTCGCTGCCATCTAGTGAAGATTCTTTGGACTTAATTAAAATCTTTCTGTATAGGCTGgttcataaaaaaagaagtattTAAAAGGTGGTTGGGTAAAATAACCAGGTTGGTCGCAATTATTCAGTTTCATTGTCAAGTAGCCGTCGGCTACTTCATCAAGGGGCGGCAGTTCGTACGGTCAATAAGGTTAGATGAAAAATACAAGTAGCCGATAAGCAGCATCTAGTTAAACGCAACACGCAGCAGATAAACGTCATCTAGTTGATACGCACCAGTAGATAAGGATGAATGTCTTTTGTATATACTTCTTGATTTTATAGTTTATAATcctttttaaaccaaattttatttatttcctttctctttaGCATTATTAGCCTCGGACAAGTCAATTTTAATATATTgttatataatatatataataatggATGAATTAGGAGACCACAATAGTTGGCTCTTAATTAGTAAACGTCATCTGAACGATAGCGGTCAACTAGACGATAAGTATACGTGGCCATATAGGAAAAAGTACTGGTGAAGCTTTGCCATCAACATCATCTAGATGTGCGCGACCATGTGATAATAACACATGTTGAGTTTCAGCCTTGAAATATATTAGTCAGatacaaatttattaataatttatttatatgAACATATATACCCATGTATACATTGGCTGACTCTGCCTACCTATGCATACAAAGTCAGCCGATGGTTACCGTCATGGTTTAGTTTCGGCCATCATGGTTACACCAAAGCCCCTTTGGTGAAATCATGGGAATCACAAATCATCGTGAGAATTCACTTGAAAGATTTTATGTAAGAGAACCCAAACAGGGCACTATTTGTTCTGTACTTATTTCCAAACATTACTGTCATACAGACTTGCCACGATCGCGCTCAAAAATTGATCGCGATCCCGATCACGATCAAAAAATTGATCGCCGATCCGATCGTTTGAGATTGATCGGCGATCGGATCGGcgatcaaaaaaaaatgatttgatcGGCGATCAATTTTCCGATCAAACTTTTCGCCATCTAACGGTAGAATTTTCAGACACGGTAAAACTAATAGATTCTTTTGCCATGGTAAAGCTACACTCATTTACTGTAAATGACACTGACCGACAGGATTCAGCCGTCATGCGTCAGTCTTTATCATATCAATAAGCTtactttttaaattataatcATTGTAGGTTGAGCTTCCTTTACAGCTGTGGTCTTGGCAAGTGTTCCTTTAATCGCACAATTATTGTCTCTGCAAAACTCATTGTCCTTTCTAGTCTTACTACGTTTACTGGAAGACAGTGCAGTGGTACTTTCCATTTCCATCAAGCTTTGATAAAGGTATTTGCTTTAGCTACCATGAGTTACCTTTGACAATGGcttactttttaaataataatcatTGTAGGTTGTGCACTTTTGCTACCTTAACAGCTGTGGTCTTGGCAACTGTTCCTTGAATCGCACAAGTATTATTGCTGCAAGACTCATTGTTTTTCTAGTCTTACTACGTTTACTGAAAGACAGTGCAGTGGTACTTTTCATTTCCATTGATAAAGGTATTTGCTTTAGCTACCATGAGTTACCTTTGACAATGGcttactttttaaataataatcatTGTAGGTTGTGCACTTTTGCTACCTTAACAGCTGTGGTCTTGGCAACTGTTCCTTGAATCGCACAAGTATTATTGCTGCAAGACTCATTGTTTTTCTAGTCTTACTACGTTTACTGAAAGACAGTGCAGTGGTACTTTTCATTTCCATTGATAAAGGTATTTGCTTTAGCTACCATCAGTTATCTTTTACATTGgccttctttttaaataataatcatTGTAGGTTGTGCACTTTTGCTTC includes:
- the LOC116919675 gene encoding uncharacterized protein LOC116919675 isoform X1; the encoded protein is MAMSTNSSSLRARPVIASRFISDSREHKSSLNQDLEGVCEGGWAMRPKSPSSKSPPTSITPSLSEEASAPGIDDEKKSDMLNIYLCIVDALLRAADIEQAHQLARSELALKLNQRDAIESQDMRSRLLKHFQTQGKEARDLVGLFRLLDVVLDDNMDLVEIACRDEDGSECFDNRIFPVLVNRCPGLRKLHLRCANGLADDWPETLGFYISQFGFLTTLHLDKVPIQCKTIIYILGKSCPQLSFLRLGFDNLPLTTDEFLGIFYSGDLDTLKNVAPDVPSTEFLDTPAINPQKAYHHCFVPPHLLHSFCQTLEEIRINYFKSDDPSVIAFILRHLPRLQKLETSDFEFKDYSASIRALWDIQEGPCQEAATSTIQNGKASSCSTSDSIVLAKYDGKLALTNLFAEGDKDYLTFKSVCDLCPRLQKLHLLEASVCDTNGTETTEVSEIANDFKKLTQLRVLTCTESDGPLCCTITQATASFLTTLEVILDGVFIPKFDFLLSCTNLKVLKLSTEFHPPLKSYFGAETKMNLNAEMFLPKLEEVQLDFCMNSELEELFLTKSTLKHVDILCLHHLGQTDEQFFELFLQWPELVSFKYKMPRKFTVDMGLKILSHLPKLRSLSLFKDIKYRCSGDFNLLKKTCRQRNVKLDLHLFVDTYLCIDGDVNGDRVSTSDESETDP
- the LOC116919675 gene encoding uncharacterized protein LOC116919675 isoform X2, with amino-acid sequence MRPKSPSSKSPPTSITPSLSEEASAPGIDDEKKSDMLNIYLCIVDALLRAADIEQAHQLARSELALKLNQRDAIESQDMRSRLLKHFQTQGKEARDLVGLFRLLDVVLDDNMDLVEIACRDEDGSECFDNRIFPVLVNRCPGLRKLHLRCANGLADDWPETLGFYISQFGFLTTLHLDKVPIQCKTIIYILGKSCPQLSFLRLGFDNLPLTTDEFLGIFYSGDLDTLKNVAPDVPSTEFLDTPAINPQKAYHHCFVPPHLLHSFCQTLEEIRINYFKSDDPSVIAFILRHLPRLQKLETSDFEFKDYSASIRALWDIQEGPCQEAATSTIQNGKASSCSTSDSIVLAKYDGKLALTNLFAEGDKDYLTFKSVCDLCPRLQKLHLLEASVCDTNGTETTEVSEIANDFKKLTQLRVLTCTESDGPLCCTITQATASFLTTLEVILDGVFIPKFDFLLSCTNLKVLKLSTEFHPPLKSYFGAETKMNLNAEMFLPKLEEVQLDFCMNSELEELFLTKSTLKHVDILCLHHLGQTDEQFFELFLQWPELVSFKYKMPRKFTVDMGLKILSHLPKLRSLSLFKDIKYRCSGDFNLLKKTCRQRNVKLDLHLFVDTYLCIDGDVNGDRVSTSDESETDP
- the LOC116919676 gene encoding DNA-directed RNA polymerase III subunit RPC3 isoform X2; translated protein: MPPFTLGHFSQVCCQLLNHYFGEIVGQVGAYLLRRGHRPLFDIPCATGLSIAEVKKALAVMIQHNLVKFEASERNNNIAEYSIIHHNVYCLLRYPKYLYMIKRIYGTSEEILLEILLNLGQASASNVIFQSANRLKEANDDSEFSDPSALHKSFLKLAQDNFIIRCPKLADNANIQKVPTLEVEEKEKFTVPHLEIGPIAKLLKENATQLGEHGDSEVIWRVNHERFDVELRNVILVNAAARRVDATAGELYHLILKLWRECSNPDSPTTNALSFNVIKDAVRKNEGSSPVLLEHFEQYLRVLYEDTSSLIIKVGDAGGGQFVLNYSTVFENLACATLDSIVLERFGSKALRLFRLTRIQKFMEQDQMQNIAMIPAKEAKMFTYKLLEHNFLQIKELKKGTSNFAPVKSFILFHVDLPQVARTALEASYKGLFNAMVRQMHDLTDNKRLLDKHARLETLLETLRGEGLPEDELAYLSDSMTAAEKSLVARIHSMNDHLTLGQTQADDTILILESYLKFSSMT
- the LOC116919676 gene encoding DNA-directed RNA polymerase III subunit RPC3 isoform X1; this encodes MPPFTLGHFSQVCCQLLNHYFGEIVGQVGAYLLRRGHRPLFDIPCATGLSIAEVKKALAVMIQHNLVKFEASERNNNIAEYSIIHHNVYCLLRYPKYLYMIKRIYGTSEEILLEILLNLGQASASNVIFQSANRLKEANDDSEFSDPSALHKSFLKLAQDNFIIRCPKLADNANIQKVPTLEVEEKEKFTVPHLEIGPIAKLLKENATQLGEHGDSEVIWRVNHERFDVELRNVILVNAAARRVDATAGELYHLILKLWRECSNPDSPTTNALSFNVIKDAVRKNEGSSPVLLEHFEQYLRVLYEDTSSLIIKVGDAGGGQFVLNYSTVFENLACATLDSIVLERFGSKALRLFRLTRIQKFMEQDQMQNIAMIPAKEAKMFTYKLLEHNFLQIKELKKGTSNFAPVKSFILFHVDLPQQVARTALEASYKGLFNAMVRQMHDLTDNKRLLDKHARLETLLETLRGEGLPEDELAYLSDSMTAAEKSLVARIHSMNDHLTLGQTQADDTILILESYLKFSSMT